In Thiovibrio frasassiensis, one DNA window encodes the following:
- a CDS encoding nickel-dependent hydrogenase large subunit produces MTATKITVDPLTRVEGHLKFETRIENGVVASARTSGMLFRGIEKALIGYDPRTALQLTQRVCGVCPYAHAEAAALALENAMGIRPNANGQLLRNLIVGAYQVQDCLFHFYQLSALDFIDVTAVLEYRGADPGLTAMRDWVRAETRSQRIFPAAPFLPRYKGDFLKDREANLSAVHNYLESFTVMASLHKMVALFGGKSPHPVAIEAGGVTTRPTINNLAQYRTLLNQVERFVHSCYREDILAVAKAFPGYFKEGRGYGNFLSFPYFPDSSGKNHLFAGGATIVGRHTALDLNAITEDHTYSYYKNKSGAVKPLGANRLEPLDWQEFQREEQLPDGKYSWSRAPRYGGKVMETGAAARVVNTYHSGRNPALNRLVDQLNRDLGIGLKDYNSVLGRHLSRYITVSLLLKRLKEQVEQVQPGVLGFSEKEMPRNVKGIGITEASRGALGHWVEIDNKGLIKNYEMVMPTTWNMGPRDATGQPGAVEQMLIGTRIADPANPLELARIVRSADPCIACSVH; encoded by the coding sequence CGGACTTCGGGCATGCTCTTTCGCGGCATTGAAAAGGCGCTCATCGGCTATGATCCCCGCACCGCCTTGCAGTTGACCCAGCGGGTCTGCGGGGTCTGTCCGTATGCCCACGCGGAAGCGGCGGCCCTGGCCCTGGAAAACGCCATGGGGATCCGCCCCAATGCCAACGGGCAACTGCTCCGCAACCTCATTGTCGGCGCGTATCAGGTGCAGGATTGCCTGTTTCATTTTTACCAGTTGAGCGCCCTGGATTTCATCGACGTCACCGCCGTGCTGGAGTACCGGGGCGCGGACCCCGGCTTGACTGCGATGCGCGATTGGGTGCGCGCCGAAACCCGCTCCCAGCGGATCTTTCCAGCCGCCCCCTTTCTCCCCCGGTATAAGGGCGATTTCCTCAAAGACAGGGAAGCCAATCTCTCGGCGGTGCATAATTATCTGGAATCCTTTACCGTCATGGCCTCCCTGCACAAGATGGTAGCCCTGTTCGGCGGCAAGTCCCCCCACCCCGTGGCCATTGAGGCCGGCGGGGTCACGACCCGGCCAACCATCAACAATCTCGCCCAATACCGCACCCTGCTCAATCAGGTGGAGCGGTTTGTCCATTCCTGTTACCGGGAAGATATCCTGGCGGTGGCCAAGGCTTTTCCAGGCTATTTCAAGGAAGGACGCGGTTACGGCAATTTCCTCTCGTTTCCCTATTTTCCCGACTCTTCCGGCAAAAATCATTTGTTTGCCGGAGGCGCGACCATCGTGGGCAGACACACAGCTCTCGACCTCAACGCGATCACCGAGGATCACACCTACAGCTACTACAAAAACAAATCCGGCGCCGTCAAGCCTCTGGGGGCAAATAGGCTGGAGCCCTTGGACTGGCAGGAATTCCAGCGCGAGGAACAGCTGCCGGACGGAAAATACAGCTGGAGCCGCGCCCCCCGCTACGGGGGCAAGGTCATGGAAACCGGGGCTGCGGCCCGGGTGGTGAACACCTATCATTCCGGCCGCAATCCGGCCCTGAACCGCCTGGTGGACCAGCTCAACCGGGATCTCGGCATCGGGCTAAAAGACTACAACTCTGTGCTGGGCCGCCATTTGAGCCGGTATATCACGGTCTCGTTGTTGCTCAAGCGGCTCAAGGAGCAGGTCGAGCAGGTCCAGCCGGGGGTTCTCGGTTTCAGCGAAAAGGAAATGCCCCGCAACGTAAAAGGCATCGGGATCACCGAGGCCTCGCGCGGCGCCCTCGGCCACTGGGTGGAAATCGACAATAAGGGGTTGATCAAGAATTATGAAATGGTGATGCCCACCACCTGGAACATGGGCCCGCGGGACGCCACCGGGCAACCGGGGGCGGTGGAGCAGATGCTGATCGGCACCCGGATCGCCGATCCGGCCAATCCTCTGGAATTGGCCCGCATCGTCCGCTCCGCCGATCCTTGCATTGCGTGCTCGGTGCATTAA
- a CDS encoding hydrogenase small subunit, whose protein sequence is MTITLDRRKFLQRIYQVVLAAGAAPLLSFEELLAAEANPSSVGWSRPDLVWLQGASCSGCSTSFLNVEQITILDFLTYFSRVLYHPNLSSATGTQVPQILNKLAAANKPYILILEGAIPVAMPHACMMAHKPISEWVNLLAAKASACIAVGTCAASGGVAKMAGTLTGAASLDDFLKQRGIKTPTVNLPACPMHPEHLVYTLLHFIKSKGLPDLDDARRPRQFFTHSVHERCPRYPAFQARDFALRIGEEGCLLELGCQGPVTYNDCVASGYNGNTNNCVRAGHPCIGCAGELFPRARLYHTHDDPAPAPGVIVKRS, encoded by the coding sequence ATGACAATAACCTTGGATCGACGGAAATTTCTGCAAAGAATCTACCAGGTGGTGCTCGCGGCCGGGGCTGCGCCGCTGCTCTCCTTCGAAGAGTTGCTGGCTGCCGAGGCCAACCCTTCGTCCGTCGGCTGGTCGCGGCCCGATCTGGTCTGGCTGCAGGGGGCGTCCTGTTCCGGCTGCTCCACCTCGTTTCTCAATGTCGAGCAGATCACCATCCTGGATTTTCTCACCTATTTCAGCCGGGTGCTGTACCATCCCAATCTCTCTTCCGCCACCGGGACTCAGGTACCGCAGATTCTCAATAAACTGGCCGCTGCCAACAAGCCGTACATCCTAATTCTGGAGGGCGCCATCCCCGTGGCCATGCCGCACGCCTGCATGATGGCCCATAAGCCCATCAGCGAATGGGTAAACTTGCTGGCCGCGAAAGCATCCGCCTGTATTGCCGTCGGCACTTGTGCCGCCTCGGGCGGGGTGGCGAAAATGGCCGGCACCCTCACCGGCGCTGCATCCCTGGATGATTTTCTCAAGCAGCGGGGCATCAAGACGCCAACGGTCAACCTGCCCGCCTGCCCCATGCACCCCGAGCACCTGGTCTACACCCTCCTCCATTTCATTAAGAGCAAGGGGTTGCCTGATCTCGACGATGCCAGGCGTCCGCGGCAGTTCTTCACCCATTCGGTCCATGAGCGCTGCCCCCGCTACCCAGCCTTTCAGGCCCGCGATTTCGCCCTCCGCATCGGCGAGGAAGGATGCCTGCTGGAGTTGGGCTGCCAGGGACCGGTGACCTACAACGATTGCGTCGCCAGCGGCTACAACGGCAACACCAACAACTGCGTCCGGGCCGGGCACCCCTGCATCGGCTGCGCCGGCGAGCTGTTCCCCCGTGCCCGGCTCTACCACACCCATGATGATCCCGCGCCTGCGCCAGGGGTTATTGTGAAAAGATCATAG